ATATTAgccaaacaaacaaggtcctagtggcagggtggaagccctgaaGGTGTAAATAGcgtgtgtttgtatttctttgtaaataatgcaagtTTGGCAATATTTGAGCAATTATAATTAGAAGCACTCGGTTAAGGAGAgaataaaaaacaatatgaaaatgaaatttgaagctacttactcagTAAACTTCACAATGCACAAACCTTTTTATTCAAAGTTAGAACtcatttgtctgtttgtctgttttctaCAGTAGAACGGGTGAAAgggatattaaaaaaacaatgtacgACCTTCAGTGTTTAGCTGGGGTCTATTCATGCCTCGCTTTCTCATCAGCTGTCTGATGGACTGGAGCTGCACCATAATCTCGTTCTTCTGTTCAGAGGCCACGGATTCaacactgggaaaaaaaaaatacacaaatccaCCAGGTGAGAAAACAGAGGCATCAGAAATACCCAGCAGGACCAGCGCTGGATAGACAAATGAAGCGtgaacaataattaaaacaacattaGAGTCTACACCTTATTTATTAATGGAATAATGAAAGACTACATTGCCTTAGCAGAAGTTGTATTTGAGTTTAAGGGTGGTACTGTAAGAAAAACAAAAgttgcatatactgtacttcatGCTACCTTAACACGACTGAATTTACTATGCAAACAGCATCCCTGACTTGTGAGTCCCTATTTAACCACTGCTATTCCTGAAACAAATACAGAACCCCAGTGCTCCTCTGGCTTCCTGATCTTCATTCAGTTTACAGTGGTGTGTTTGCGTGTATCTGTATCACAGCTGAGAATACAACTTTATACATGTTCTGTAACGCTGCATTCAGAATCAAGGCTAAGATTTGTAATATATTCAACTTACCAGTTAGTTAATGGATCTAGCTGGGTCAGTATGGAGTTCAGCATCTTTTCTGTCTGGGACAGCCTTTGCTCCAGTTCATGCAGTTGATTTTCTAAtaagagaaataaatacatatcataAACCTGACTATTGTGACAACCCACAGTTTTATCATGTTACCAAGTGAAAGGGAGGATAAACCCTTAATAAAGATGTTCTGCCCTGGGTACAGGGTTAGGTAATCCAGGCCAGGGGCTTGAGGGGGTGCATACATTTCTGAGCATGCACCCACAAAGtttattagattttatttttttcacatgctGGTTTTGAGAAACGCATTACGTTACCTTGCTGCCCCATGTTGTCCGTATTGCAgcgttatattttttaaacatattgccatctcttttgcatttttaatcacacatcatgggccACACAACAAcagggcaatacatttctcaaaacAAAATCACGTTCCCTCCTGCTACAATGCTGGTTTTATGTTCCCATAATACACcgctcatttcaatcagagcaccagcattgttgcaggagggaggaTAAACTGGATACACGGATGCTGAAAAGAAAGAATCTCTTTCTTCTGGTGAACATTGACGTGTAAAAGTCGAAAAGAAGTAAtttccttgtttattatggatgtttaAAATAATGGGTGCGATGTGGACAAaatgggatacagcaaaggtaaagtaatgtgtttcttgtgaacactgcagggagttctgtaacactttaatgcCTAATGcctctactaataataatacttttaaatttACAAAtcacctgtgtcttctggttttctgGTCCCTTTAGAAGTTTCCCTCTTGACTGCTCCCATCTCATCTTGTGACTTTATCTGTAAATcacaggttaaataaaacactcaaattaaaaGCAGGTTATACATCTATATAATAAGCAGCACCACATCAGAACTAGACAATATGGTCGAATACATACTGTCAGCGTACCTTAAGAAACTTGTACACTGCAAAGACAGCAACTCCAACTGCATAGAGTGGCATAAGTGTGAACACAAATCCTTTGTTGTTTGCCTTGTATTTTTCATTCTTCATTTCTTGCTCCATGACTTTTCTCATTTGTTGCATGCTTTCAAATGATTGGCTCTTAGAGCCGTCTGCATTCATGCTGGAATGGTGCCCTCTTCCAGGGCCCAGCTCAACTAACACACAAAGCATACCAGCTGTTAGAACGCTGCACTTCTAATGCATTTCCACTTTAAACAATCCTGGGCATGACCCTCAGTTGTTATGTTTGATGCGTTTCCGTTGCTTTAGGATTTCTGGTTAATATATAGTTTGCCCATACAACAACCATTCTAATTCATCCCAACGCTTGCAAAATGTAAacaactgttttgttttcttaagaaCTTGAATGTAAACCCTAACCTTCTCATGCAGTATACAATAATTGCTGAAAGGACATTTTCCCAGATAATTCAATGCACCagctttgaatattttttttgtattcaatcTTGGAATTCCAATCTTGCATTCAAATAACCAGCTTCTTGCCCAACACTATAACCAGCAGTAGCCATGCTGTGAATGTGTGTAGTTAACCACCTATGCAGCGTAACCATTGATTACAAGCATCTTAATGAATGACGTACCTTTTCTTGGCTGATGGGCATCGAACGCTCTCGCATCTTTAGTTCCACCTCCGGACATTCTAGGGAAAATCACGAAGGCAAACATCACCAAAGAAAACGCGATCAGGACCTGCTGAGAGGAGGTCACCCCCATCGTTGCACGAGTAGCACCAGTCCGTCTTGTCAAGACTAGACACAGCGTTGCACTACTACACACAATGACTGTGGAAACAATGGTTTAATCATTagtgttatttaaataatacaaaaaacgaCATTATGTTAAAAAGCTagcaaacaaacacaggaacatcACTCGTTGAGAGTCCTTACGTTTGTTTACTTCCTGATTCTCTGCCAGCTGTCGCTAAAAAGGAAGTAACGTGTTAAAGGGGTGGGATTAAACAGATTGACACACAATGAATTAAACCCGTATGGAGCAAGATCTGCGAGGCAAATCAGACGTGTTGCAGTGGCTGCTCTGGGGGCGGTTGAATTGTGAAGCACGGTTTGGCCAGTCAAATGATTAgaataaccaaaaaaaacaagcacCCATTCTCATCCCATGAGCCGTCCTGCTCAGACTCGGGTAACGGCGTAGCATCGATGTATGCAATAGGGAACCGACTTCTGTaaggatgctttgtttttaaaaatatatataaaaaatactatgcaatgtcataagaacataagaacataagaaagtttacaaacgagaggaggccattcagcccatcttgctcgtttggttgttagtagcttattgatcccagaatctcatcaagcagcttcttgaaggatcccagggtgtcagcttcaacaacattactggggagttggttccagaccctcacaattctctgtgtaaaaaagtgcctcctattttctgttctgaatgcccctttatctaatctccatttatgacccctggtccttttttcttttttcaagtcaaagaagtcccctgggttgacattgtctatgccttttaggattttgaatgtttgaatcagatcgccacgtagtcttctttgttcaagactgaatagattcaattccttttaaacccgggataattctggttgctcttctttgcactctttctagagcagcaatatcctttttgtaacgaggtgaccagaactgaacacaatattcgaggtgaggtcttactaatgcattgtagagttttaacattacttcccttgatttaaattcaacacttctcacaatatatccaagcatcttgttggccttttttatagcttccccacattgtctagatgaaaacatttctgagtcaacataaactcctaggtctttttcatagttccctcgCACAGAGTCTGTTTGCACTATCACCTGGCACGGCAAGGCAACACATGTGTTTGCATTGATTTGCAGTCACTGTTTAAATGACAATGAAACTTGGCTTTGAGGCCTcctctgtgaaaaaaaacagaaaaagcccCCTTTTTTACAATCCTTATTTTCTCCTCACAGCAATGTAAAGCCAcccctgtatttattattaatgctACCACGAGCTGTCCAAACCTCTCGTTAAATCAATGACCTCTTTAGTAGGACCCATGTGACCTAAGAAACCCCTCGGGAATACCGGATGCAACATGTTGATTTGATTGCTACTGTAAAAACGCATGGTTtgaaattaattgtaacacaaaTTGCGGATGCAAAGACTTAATGGCTTGAAGCATATTCACAAAGACATAAACTCGCATTTCCATCTATATAGTTAGCAAAAAGAACATTCTTCCGTTTCCCTACGAGCCCTGCTGGTTTgtatgctattttaaacaaaaaaaataaggtcattaaaaacaataactagattttgtgtttctttatacatacatattttaacgCATTATAAGAGCTACGTCATtatcaaataaacttgttttgtagtggtgcttttaaaaatagcaaatgcgggggggggggatttgttcTGAAtttttccaataaataaatactggtaccACATTTAACATCTTGTAGGTCAGGATGGTGAATTTTAAGGGCCGTTTATCTATCTGCATTTtcttataaattaattaatttattgttgTCTATCCTATCGTAATGTTTGGTTTACCTTTATTACATAGGTGCTTAATACGTGTATGAAACGTGCCTTTACATTTCATTACGTTTATAGCAGTGCTGGTCCTGAAGGCTGCACAAGCGAGTAAATAAAAAGGCAATGCACACCGCAGGGGAAGCGAACGACACAGATATGCCAGAATAACAACGAGCTGGCGACGCTATGGTGTTGGTTTGTGTAGAACCAGGTTCGTGGTCGTTAAGACCGTTGCTAAGAAAGTGACGAGTTCCCTTTCTGCATTGAAGTCGTTTTTCTTCAACGACTTTGTGCTGCACCGCTCGACCAGCCCTAGTTACGGCTCTGGTTAAAAGGGTTCAATAATGttgtaaaatgaaatacattggCTAAACTATgaactattaaaataataaatagagCAAATGATATGTCTATCCAGTACTAAGCCATCCTTTTGTTCATGCTACATTTAGTTGGTCCCTTGACTATTACAGATTTTCTCTTCTCTTCTCATTGCTCTTTCATACTGGTTAATAATCATTATACTGTATCCATAAAAGGTAAAAACatctgcatctctctctctctctctgctcaacATGATTAGAATTTAAGCAAACAGGAAGATGAAGTGCATACGACTAACCACATGACTCATCTAgcaagtactatatatatatatatatatatatatatattgctgtcatACATCCTGTTATAAAATACACTGCAGTACTATTGTCAGGCAAatcaaattcacaatttaaaaGTGACATAGCAGAATtaactttatttttaacaaaaactgTGGTCTGATATTAGAGTAAAATTGGGTCAAATAAAATATTAGAAAAATTCGTCCAGAAAAATTCGTAAGGTTGCAGTAGCTGTTTCCTGAAGGTAGCAGTGAAACACTGGGTGTGTTAAGTGACTGAGTGGCTCAGTGAGAATTTATCCACACCTGccgttaagtgggttctttcaccgAGCGGCTCACTCATTACATTTTAACACCCGTTGTGACGTGCAATatactttaaaaatgtcacaCTTCCTTCCTCTTTTTATGTAGCCTAACTGTCATGCATGCCTATTCCTGTAAGTAGATGTGCCTGTCTGGCAAGAAGTCTAGTCTAACAAGGACAGAATACATGTAAAGCATACAGTTAACACCAGCCACACCATTAACTACATCTTGTCATGGCTGTGGTGGTACTCCTTGCTTTGCTGCTTCTACCTGACTATCCGAAATCTTCTGGAGCTCTGCCAGACATAGACAACCAGGCCTTCATCACTGACTGTGTTACAGTTCATAACCAACTCCGCTCCCAGGTAAACCCGCCTGCAAGTGACATGCTCTATATGGTAAGTTATTCTTCTTTTTGTATTCTTTTACTTTGGAATATTCTATTGTCATATACAATATATAGAAAAATGTGTTCTATGGCAATACAGCTCTGTTAAAGATATATAGGCCTAATAAAATACACTATTAGGAGTGATATAAAACGAATGGTGTAGGTACACGACGCAGAAAGAGAACAGAAGTAGTTCAGGTCATTTTCTTGAAAACAGCATTAACCC
Above is a window of Acipenser ruthenus chromosome 14, fAciRut3.2 maternal haplotype, whole genome shotgun sequence DNA encoding:
- the LOC117419553 gene encoding uncharacterized protein LOC117419553, which translates into the protein MGVTSSQQVLIAFSLVMFAFVIFPRMSGGGTKDARAFDAHQPRKVELGPGRGHHSSMNADGSKSQSFESMQQMRKVMEQEMKNEKYKANNKGFVFTLMPLYAVGVAVFAVYKFLKIKSQDEMGAVKRETSKGTRKPEDTENQLHELEQRLSQTEKMLNSILTQLDPLTNCVESVASEQKNEIMVQLQSIRQLMRKRGMNRPQLNTEEPTCDKKLEDLIQSLKESETECNAKEGEEISDSEENLLEDPNADEVLSDICENEDDESKEDDLGVVSSETQNEDVEATQSVSEELEERGLRRRNKRE